A window from Gasterosteus aculeatus chromosome 14, fGasAcu3.hap1.1, whole genome shotgun sequence encodes these proteins:
- the LOC120814086 gene encoding metal transporter CNNM3-like, giving the protein MSEKVLFHLLRHPSVNQEVPFDPNNRLSAAHYLYTRNHPVDYFILLLQGRVEVEIGKEGLKFENGAFTYYGVSALTLPSSVHQSPVSTQCLSPRDPFESADATSPSSYCPDYTVRALSDLQLIRVTRLQYLNALMASRVGHSPDPPEIKILPNSQTKLLNDRNSQPGTFLHRPPGTNTSDNVSTKPL; this is encoded by the exons ATGTCCGAGAAGGTCCTGTTCCACCTGCTGCGTCACCCCAGCGTCAACCAGGAGGTTCCCTTCGACCCGAACAACCGGCTGAGCGCGGCTCACTACCTGTACACGCGCAACCACCCGGTGGACTacttcatcctgctgctgcag GGTCGCGTGGAGGTGGAGATCGGGAAGGAGGGGCTGAAGTTCGAGAACGGAGCGTTCACGTACTACGGCGTGTCCGCGCTGACGCTGCCCTCTTCAG tgcacCAGTCTCCTGTGTCGACCCAGTGTCTCTCTCCCAGGGATCCCTTCGAGTCCGCCGACGCCACAAGTCCGTCCAGCTATTGTCCCGACTACACCGTCCGAGCCCTCAGCGACCTGCAGCTCAtacgg GTGACTCGTCTCCAGTACCTGAACGCTCTCATGGCGTCGCGGGTCGGTCACagtccagatcctccagagattaaGATCCTGCCCAACAGTCAGACCAAGCTGCTCAACGACAGAAACTCACAGCCAGGTACGTTTCTCCACCGTCCTCCTGGAACCAACACCAGCGACAACGTGTCCACCAAACCGCTGTGA